Genomic DNA from Streptomyces sp. AM 2-1-1:
CGGAGCCGGCCGGAGTGTCCGCGGTGGGTGTGGCGGCGGTCGCCGTGCCGACGGAGGTGAGGGCCTCGGTGCGGGCGGTGTCCCGGGAGTCGATGCTCATGTGTCTCTTCTCCGGAGGTCAGGCGGCGCTGATGCGCTCGTAGATGGCGGAGAGGCTGCGGTCGGCGAGGAGCTTGCCGACCGGCACCCGGTTGCCGGTCTTGCGCTCGACGGCGCCGACCAGGCGGATCATATGCATCGAGTCCCAGCTCACCACGTGGTCGAAGTCGGCGGAGAGGTCGTCGACGCCCAGCGGCAGGTCGAGCTCGTCGCGGACCAGGTGGATGAAGTCCTCTTTGGTCATGTCGTGGAACCTTCCAGGGTGGAGGTGAGAGTGACGTGGGAGGGCACGGCCACGAGGTCGTCCAGGTCATGCCGGAACCGGAGTTCGCCGTCGGTGGCTTCGGTGGGTGCGAAGCCCACGGACGGCCAGAAGCCCCGGACGTTCTTGTTCTTGGCGGTCGGCCGGTAGCTCGCGAGGACCGCGCGCGCACCGGTGGCGCCGGCGTGGGCGAGGAGGGCGGCGACGGTCGTCCGCTCGATGCCGCGGGCGAAGACCCGGCAGGACAGGATCATGTTGTCGACGACGAGGGTGTCCTCGTCGCGGTGGGCGAAGACCGCGCCGACGACTCCGTTGTCGCCGAATCGGTCACCCGTACGGACGGCGAGGACCAGGTGGTCCGGGTCCTGCTCCCGCTCCGTGACGTCGGCCGGCTGGAGCCGGAGGGTGGTGAGGTTGAACTGGTTGGTGCGCAGGCTGAGCTGGGCCACCCGGTCGACGTCGCCGGGGCCCGCCTCGCCGAGGGTGACGCGGACGCCGAGCCCGGCGAGGTACTCCTCCTGGGAGCCCGCGCTGTCCAGCAGGTCGGCGCGCTCCGCCTCGGTGCGGTACAGGGCGGCACGCGCCCGGTCCTCCGCCGTCAGCCGGGCGGTGTCGAACCAGCCGTCGGCGAGGAGCTTGCCGACGTGCAGGGCCGGTTCGTCGTCGAGCCGGACGACGGCGACCTGCGGGAGGCCGCCGGCGACCATGCCGCATTCGAACGCCGAGTCGTCCGCGAAGACGAAGCTGTCGACACCCAGGTTGAGTTTGCCGGCGATGTCCCGGAGATTGGCGTCCTTCGGCTGCCAGTTCGCGTTGATGCGCGCGAAGTCGGCCTCCCGAAGCACCATGTCCGGGTGTTCCCGGAGTACCTGGACGAGCGGCTCGTGGTCGTTCTTGCTGCTGACCGCGAGCAGGATCCCCTGCGAGCCGATCTGCTGGATGAGCCGCTGGAAATTGCCGAAGGCCTCACCGCGGAAGGTGGTCGCCGCGGCGATCCGGTCCATTCCGTCGTCGCCGAGGATGCCGTCCCAGAGGGTGTTGTCCGCGTCGACGACGAGGACCTTCTTCGTCCGGCCGCGGAGCATGCGCGCCAGGTGGGCGACCTCTCGCGCGTATCCGGCGAGGAGCTCGTCCCCCAGGTGCGCCTTGGCGTACGCGGACATCCGGGGTTCGTTGAGCGCGGCACCGCCGGCGACCAGCGGGTCCAGGTCGATGACGTGCACGCCCGGGTGGTCGAGCGCGAGGCGCAGCAGGCCGTTGTTGAACTCCCGCCAGGCGATCGACGCCCGGTTGCGGGAGGCGTGGTCGATCAGCTGGTGGGTGACCGTACGGGAGAGGGGCACGGTGTTGAGGACGAGTGCGGCCGTCGCCCTCTCGGTGAAGGCCGCCGCGAGCGCCGTCAGTTGGGCGAGTTTCCGCTCGGCGGTCTGCACCAGGTCGTCGGCCTGCCACGGCGTGCCCATCTCGTCGAGCAGGGTGTGCGGGTCGATGACGCACAGGGCGAGATCGACGTCGGGGGCGTGCAGCGGGCTCTCCGGGTCCCGCAGGTCGCGCAGGTAGGCGTCGAAGTCGCCGAGCCGGTCCTCCAGCAGGATGCCGTGCCGGGCGAACTCCGCGGTCAGCGGGGCGCGGACGCTGCCGAGCGTGGAGTGGCCGGTGAGGGCGACCACGGCCGTCTCGGTGTCCGGCAGGGCCGCCTTCACCGCGTCCCGGTCGAGCTGGGTGAGGATGTTGCCGGCCCGCTGGAAGTCGTCCTCGTCGCCGGCGGACACCATCTCCGCGAGGAGCGGGGCGACTTCGGCGTACCGCTCCACGAGCTCGCCCGCGGAGCGCAGGGCCCGCAGCGCCACCAGGGGGGTCGGGCGTGGTGCGGCCGGGGGCGGGGGGGTTTCCCGGGCCGCCGGGCTGGATACCGTGGTCAATGATCTCTCCTCGCCTCGCCACCGTCGGCCGTGCCGGGCCGTTCGTCGGCCTCGATGGTCCGCGAAGGCGCTAGAGCCGCACTCGTGCTGGTCTCCAACGGGCGTGTGTGTTTCTCATGCTCTCGACAGGTGCCGATTCACAGCGGGCCGGTGACCTGTGCACTCCCGCCCGCACCCCCCGGCCGGTCATCGTGGTGGCAACAGTCCGAGCCACCGAGTGGAGGGGGAATCGACCATGGACGTCAGAATCCTGGGGTCCTTCGAGGCGACGGAGAACGGGGTGGCGCTGCTGCCGACGGCGGGCAAGCCACGGCAGATCCTCGCTTTGCTTGCTCTGCAGGCAGGACAGGTCGTCCCCGTTCCCACGCTGATGGAGGAGTTGTGGGGCATGGAGCCGCCCCGCAGCGCCCAGACCACGCTGCAGACGTACATCCTGCAGCTCCGCAAGCGCATCGCGGCGGCCCTTCCCGCCGACGGCCCGCGCCGTGCCAAGGACGTACTGGCGACCCGCTACGGCGGTTACCTGCTCGCCATCACGCCGGAGGAGGTCGACGTCCACTCCTTCGAGCGGCTGGCGTCGGCGGGGCGGCGGGCGCTCGATCTCGGTGACCGGGAGACCGCGTCGCGGATGCTCCGGGCGGCGCTGGCGGTCTGGCGCGGACGGGCCCTGGTGGACGTGTACACCGGGACGCGGCTCGCCGTGGAGGTGACCCGCCTGGAGGAGAGCCGGCTCTGCGCCGTGGAGTCCCGGGTCGAGGCCGATCTGGGTCTGGGGCGCCACCACGGACTGCTGAGCGAGCTGTCGGTGCTCACCGCCCGCCATCCGATGCACGAGAACCTCTGCGGCCAGTACATGACCGCGCTCTACCGGTCGGGGCAGCAGTGGCGGGCGCTGGAGGCGTTCACCACGCTGCGCGACTGCCTGGTGGACGAGCTCGCCGTCGAGCCGTCCCCCCGCCTCCAGGAACTCCAGCGGGCGATCCTCAGCTCCGATCCCCAACTGGACCGCTTCGGTGCCGTACGGGCCGGTCTCACGGTCTGACGGTCCGGACGTCCACGTCCCCGCGGCTACCCGGCCGCGGGGACACGTCCGCGCGCCGGTCCCCGTCCGGACGCGCCCTTCCCCCCTTCGCACGCGCTAGGAGTCAGCGATGCTCTCTGCCCTCAAGGCCTTCAACCTGCTCGTCATGTTCCTGCTGGAACTCGCCGTGTACGCGGCCGCCCTGCTGTGGGGGTTCACCTCCAGCGACAAGTGGCTCGCGAAACTGGCACTCGGCATCGGTGTCCCGGTCGCCCTCATGGTCACCTGGGCCCTGTTCGGCGCGCCGCGCGCCTCGCACCCGGCGCACGGGGGTGCCCGGGTGCTCCTGGAGGTGGTGTGGTTCGGCACCGGCGCGGCGGCGCTCGCGGCGACGGGCCGGTACGCCTGGGCCGCGGGCTTCGCGGGCATCTTCCTGGTCAACGCGGCGCTGCGGCTGCTGTGGAACTAGTGACCGTCGGGTAGGACGGTGAAGAGGCGGCCGGCCCGGGAGGACTTCCCGGGCCGGCCGCCTCTCGTGTGCGGGCTCAGCTCACCACTGCGGCGTCTCGGTGAACTCCAGTACGGCGACGGTCCACATGAAGCCGACGCCGACGCCCATGGTGACCAGCAGGTCGCCCGGCTCCGGCCGGCGCGCCTCGACGACGTGGTTCATGCCGATGAGCTGGTCGCCGGCCCCCATGTGGCCGAAGTCCTGGCCCCAGTCGTACGTGGTGGTGGCGCGGTCGACGCCGAGCAGCGAGTAGAAGGAGAACTCGGCGATCGTCTCGGCGATGTTGGCGTGCACGAAGAACCGCACGTCGGACAGGCTCGCGTCGGCGTCGTCCAGCGCCTCCTGGAGGACCTGCGAGGCGTTCTTCGTCATCTGCTGGATGACGTGGTCGTACGCGTCCTCCTCCTGCAGCAGGTAGTCCGACTTGCGGGAGCGCAGGTCGACGGGCTTGCCGTCGAGGAACGGGCCGTCGTTCCACCCGGCGGTGCCCCGGTAGATGGGCTCCAGTGAGGAGTCGGAGTAGCTGGCGGTGGAGCGCAGCCGGGCGAATCCGCCCTGGTTGGAGAGGACGACGGCGCCCGCGCCGTCGCCGTACGCCTGCTGGCTGTCGGAGCCCCAGCGGTCGAAGTACGGCATGCGGAACGCGTCCCCGGTGGTGACGAGGGCGGCGCCCGGCGTGGGGCGGGCCGCCAGGTGCGACGCTGCCAGCTCCAGTCCGGCCAGGCCGCCGTTGGAGCCCTGGCGTATCTCGACGGTCAGGCCGGTGCCGCCGACGGTCTCGGACTGCACGTAGTTGACCGGGGTCCAGAAGTCCTGGCCCTGGTGGCCGACGCAGGCGTGCAGGACCAGGCCGTACGCCTCGGGCGGCAGCCCGGCGCGTTCGGCGGCCTGGCGGCCGGCGGCCGCGGCCATCACCGGGCCCGGCTCGTCGGGACCCGCGACCCGGACCTGGCGGATGCCGTTGGCCTGGGCCTCCTCGGCGTCGTAGCGGCCCTCGGCCACGGCCTGCTCGGCGGTCTCGATCTGCTCGGGCACGTAGGAACCGAGTCCGGCGACGTACACGTTCTCCCAGCGCATGGGGATTCTCCTGTTCTACGCCGCTTGCGGCGTGGACGCGTGACGGCAGAGGTCGATCTGCCGGACCAGCTGGCGGGTGAAGGCGGGGAAACCGGAGCCGAGGAAGTAGAAGTGGCCGCCGGGGAAGAAGGTCTGGGCGAAACGGGAGCGGCTCTCGCGGCTCCACTGGTGCATGGAGGCGGCGGGGGCCCAGGCGTCCTGGGTGCCGCCGAAGACGGTCAGCGGGGTACGCATGGGGGAACGCCCCTGCGCCGGGCGGTAGTTGTCCACGGCGCGCAGGTCGGCGCGGACCGTGCGCAGGAAGCGTTCGAGGAACGCGGTCGCTCCGGTGACCCCCTCGGGCATGCCGCCGAGCTCCATCATGACGTCGAGGAGCGCCGCGTCGTCGAGGGTGTGCAGCGGGACCGCGCCGGCCCGTCGGTGCAGGGGGGCGACACGGCCGGAGACGCCGGTCCACACCGGGTGGCGGCCGAGGTTCTCCAGCGCCCGCGCCGTCTCCAGGGCCACGATGGCACCCATGCTGTGGCCGAAGAGCGCGACGGGGGCGTCGTCCGTCCAGGGCAGCACGTCGGCGACGGTCCGGGCCACCACCGCGTCCATGTCGTCGAGGAGGGGCTCGGCCGCCCGCCGGCCCCGCCCGGGCAGGTCGAGCAGGAGCAGGTCCCAGTCGTCGGGGAGCTGGCGCACGAGCGGGTAGTAGACCGCGGCCGAGCCTCCCGCGTGGTGGAAGCCGATCAGGCGTATCGCCGGGTCGTCGACGGGCCGGGGGCGGAGAAAGGCGCTTCTCCGGGTGTCCGTGGCGATCATTCGTCCCATCCCATGGCGGTGCGGACCTGGGTCCCCAGGTGCACGAGCAGGTCACCGACCGGCATTTCCACCGGGCAGTCGAGTGTGGGGAGTTCCACCCCGTAGCGCTGCTCCACGCTCTTGGTGAGCAGCATCGCCGTGAACGAGTCGCCGCCGACCTCGCAGAAGGGCACGTCGGGGGCGAGCCGTCCGTCGGCCTTGAGCACGGCGGCGAGTTCGTCGGCCAGATAGCTCCCGATCTCCGCGGCGTCGCGGGGCGGCGCGGCGTGGGGCGACGGGGCGCCGACGGTCTCCGCCCGGGCCCCCGTCGGCTCGTCGATCCAGAAGCGCTTGCGCTGGAACGGGTAGGTGGGTGCGTCGCCGAACTCCGCGCCGGGCGCCGCGAGGGCGGCGAGCCGGAGGTCGGCGCCGCCCCGGTAGAGGGCGGCCAGGGCGTCGATCAGCAGCGCGGGCGCGTTCCCGGGATCGCCGGTGACCAGGGGCAGGGCCTCCCCCGCCACCCGCAGCCGGGCCACCGGCCCCGGCCGGCCGTCGTCGTCGGCGGGGACCAGTGAGGTCCGGACGCCGAGTGCGGTGAGCACGGCCCGCAGCCGGACGCCGGCCTCCCGGGTGCCGTCCCCCTCCGCGGCGGAGCGCAGGCCGGGGAAGTGCCGCACCAGTGCGGCCAGCGCCTCCTCGACGGCTCCGCCGTCCGAGCCGACGATGAGGGCGGCCCGGTCGGCGAACGGGGCCGCGGGAGCGGTCCGTTGCGCGGCGAGGGCGTCGGCGAGCGCGGCGGCCCCGGTGCCGGTCACCGCGATGCGGTGGCCGAAGTGGACGCGCCCGGCCCGCAGGGTGTGGCAGAACGAGGCGACGGCGTCGTCGCCGAGTCCGGCCAGCCGGGTCCGGACCTGCTCGACGAGGGCGGCCAGGGCGCGGGGGTCCTTCGCCGACAGGGTGAGCAGCTCGGGGTGCCGGTCCGGCACCGGTACGCGCGGCGCCGGGGCCGGGCGGTGGGCTGCGACGACGGCGTGCGCGTTGGTCCCGGAGAGGCCGAAGGCGCTGATCCCGGCGACCGGGAGGGCGGTGGGCCAGGCGACCCGGCGGTCCGGCACCGTGAGGGAGATCCGGTCCCACGGGATGAGGGAGTTGAGCTTGCCGTCGCCGGGTTCGACGCCCGCCGGGACGGTGTCCTCGCCCAGCAGGGCGACGAGCTTCAGCAGCCCGGCGATGCCGGCGGCGGCTTCCAGGTGGCCGATCCG
This window encodes:
- a CDS encoding phosphopantetheine-binding protein, coding for MTKEDFIHLVRDELDLPLGVDDLSADFDHVVSWDSMHMIRLVGAVERKTGNRVPVGKLLADRSLSAIYERISAA
- a CDS encoding HAD-IIIC family phosphatase: MTTVSSPAARETPPPPAAPRPTPLVALRALRSAGELVERYAEVAPLLAEMVSAGDEDDFQRAGNILTQLDRDAVKAALPDTETAVVALTGHSTLGSVRAPLTAEFARHGILLEDRLGDFDAYLRDLRDPESPLHAPDVDLALCVIDPHTLLDEMGTPWQADDLVQTAERKLAQLTALAAAFTERATAALVLNTVPLSRTVTHQLIDHASRNRASIAWREFNNGLLRLALDHPGVHVIDLDPLVAGGAALNEPRMSAYAKAHLGDELLAGYAREVAHLARMLRGRTKKVLVVDADNTLWDGILGDDGMDRIAAATTFRGEAFGNFQRLIQQIGSQGILLAVSSKNDHEPLVQVLREHPDMVLREADFARINANWQPKDANLRDIAGKLNLGVDSFVFADDSAFECGMVAGGLPQVAVVRLDDEPALHVGKLLADGWFDTARLTAEDRARAALYRTEAERADLLDSAGSQEEYLAGLGVRVTLGEAGPGDVDRVAQLSLRTNQFNLTTLRLQPADVTEREQDPDHLVLAVRTGDRFGDNGVVGAVFAHRDEDTLVVDNMILSCRVFARGIERTTVAALLAHAGATGARAVLASYRPTAKNKNVRGFWPSVGFAPTEATDGELRFRHDLDDLVAVPSHVTLTSTLEGSTT
- a CDS encoding AfsR/SARP family transcriptional regulator, producing the protein MDVRILGSFEATENGVALLPTAGKPRQILALLALQAGQVVPVPTLMEELWGMEPPRSAQTTLQTYILQLRKRIAAALPADGPRRAKDVLATRYGGYLLAITPEEVDVHSFERLASAGRRALDLGDRETASRMLRAALAVWRGRALVDVYTGTRLAVEVTRLEESRLCAVESRVEADLGLGRHHGLLSELSVLTARHPMHENLCGQYMTALYRSGQQWRALEAFTTLRDCLVDELAVEPSPRLQELQRAILSSDPQLDRFGAVRAGLTV
- a CDS encoding YrdB family protein, producing MLSALKAFNLLVMFLLELAVYAAALLWGFTSSDKWLAKLALGIGVPVALMVTWALFGAPRASHPAHGGARVLLEVVWFGTGAAALAATGRYAWAAGFAGIFLVNAALRLLWN
- a CDS encoding ketoacyl-ACP synthase III family protein, with amino-acid sequence MRWENVYVAGLGSYVPEQIETAEQAVAEGRYDAEEAQANGIRQVRVAGPDEPGPVMAAAAGRQAAERAGLPPEAYGLVLHACVGHQGQDFWTPVNYVQSETVGGTGLTVEIRQGSNGGLAGLELAASHLAARPTPGAALVTTGDAFRMPYFDRWGSDSQQAYGDGAGAVVLSNQGGFARLRSTASYSDSSLEPIYRGTAGWNDGPFLDGKPVDLRSRKSDYLLQEEDAYDHVIQQMTKNASQVLQEALDDADASLSDVRFFVHANIAETIAEFSFYSLLGVDRATTTYDWGQDFGHMGAGDQLIGMNHVVEARRPEPGDLLVTMGVGVGFMWTVAVLEFTETPQW
- a CDS encoding alpha/beta fold hydrolase; this encodes MIATDTRRSAFLRPRPVDDPAIRLIGFHHAGGSAAVYYPLVRQLPDDWDLLLLDLPGRGRRAAEPLLDDMDAVVARTVADVLPWTDDAPVALFGHSMGAIVALETARALENLGRHPVWTGVSGRVAPLHRRAGAVPLHTLDDAALLDVMMELGGMPEGVTGATAFLERFLRTVRADLRAVDNYRPAQGRSPMRTPLTVFGGTQDAWAPAASMHQWSRESRSRFAQTFFPGGHFYFLGSGFPAFTRQLVRQIDLCRHASTPQAA
- a CDS encoding type I polyketide synthase; the encoded protein is MALNPEALRQVIEDQLQLSRRLKAQVAELENRAHAPVAVVGTAMRLPGGITTPQAYRDFLYAADPDNRALSTIPEDRTGLRDVYHPERGTEGRSYVDRAGFLDDIASFDASFFGISQREAEMMDPQQRMLLEVSWEALERAGIAPRRQDRLPVGVFVGIMASEYGRRFVSDGDLSRIDPYFTTSSGHCFVAGRVSYALGLSGPALSVDTACSSSLVAVHQAIRALRGGECEIALAGGSNLVLGSELMVSLCQGEALSPGGRSRTFLADADGYGRGEGIGMVALMRLDDALAQGRPVHAVLRGSAVNHDGASSGFTVPSGPAQQEVIRAALADARVAPADVGYIEAHGTGTALGDPIEVGALDSVIGTGAGPRDAPVALGSVKSRIGHLEAAAGIAGLLKLVALLGEDTVPAGVEPGDGKLNSLIPWDRISLTVPDRRVAWPTALPVAGISAFGLSGTNAHAVVAAHRPAPAPRVPVPDRHPELLTLSAKDPRALAALVEQVRTRLAGLGDDAVASFCHTLRAGRVHFGHRIAVTGTGAAALADALAAQRTAPAAPFADRAALIVGSDGGAVEEALAALVRHFPGLRSAAEGDGTREAGVRLRAVLTALGVRTSLVPADDDGRPGPVARLRVAGEALPLVTGDPGNAPALLIDALAALYRGGADLRLAALAAPGAEFGDAPTYPFQRKRFWIDEPTGARAETVGAPSPHAAPPRDAAEIGSYLADELAAVLKADGRLAPDVPFCEVGGDSFTAMLLTKSVEQRYGVELPTLDCPVEMPVGDLLVHLGTQVRTAMGWDE